The Fictibacillus arsenicus genome contains a region encoding:
- the cax gene encoding calcium/proton exchanger, whose product MFNRIFFLAIIIGVPLSVFGSMQHWPAVILFVIYCATIVALAGYMGRATESLAIVAGPRIGGLLNATFGNAVELIISIFALKAGLISVVLASLTGSVLGNLLLVGGLSFFVGGLKFKQQKFNVYDARHNAGLLIFGVVVAFVFPEVFSYKLNDADSLTLSVWVSVIMIVLYIAALLFKLVTHRGVYQTEHDEGHEHETAEWSKMKALIILALSTVAVAYVSEKLVHTFEEVGETLGWSEVFIGVIIVAIVGNAAEHASAIIMAYKNKMNVAVEIAIGSTLQIAMFVAPVLVLISLFFEKSMALVFTLPELVAMVLAVFLTISLTNDGDTNWFEGLTLLAAYLIMGVGFYLL is encoded by the coding sequence TTGTTTAATCGCATCTTTTTTCTCGCCATCATAATTGGTGTGCCGCTATCTGTTTTCGGCAGCATGCAGCATTGGCCGGCCGTTATTTTGTTTGTAATCTATTGTGCTACCATCGTTGCCCTGGCGGGTTATATGGGCCGAGCGACAGAAAGCTTAGCGATCGTTGCCGGACCACGGATCGGCGGACTTTTAAACGCAACTTTTGGAAATGCCGTTGAGCTTATCATTTCTATCTTTGCTTTAAAAGCTGGACTCATAAGTGTAGTATTAGCTTCATTAACGGGTTCCGTACTAGGAAACCTTTTACTCGTAGGAGGGCTTTCCTTTTTTGTCGGAGGATTAAAATTTAAACAGCAAAAGTTCAATGTTTATGATGCCCGTCATAACGCTGGATTGCTCATCTTTGGAGTTGTTGTCGCTTTTGTTTTCCCTGAGGTGTTTTCCTATAAACTGAACGATGCTGATTCACTCACATTAAGTGTTTGGGTTTCTGTTATCATGATTGTTTTGTACATTGCCGCATTGCTGTTCAAACTCGTTACACACCGCGGTGTTTATCAGACAGAACACGATGAGGGACATGAACACGAAACAGCAGAATGGAGCAAGATGAAAGCACTTATTATTCTTGCCCTATCTACTGTTGCCGTTGCTTATGTTTCCGAAAAATTGGTTCATACGTTCGAAGAAGTTGGAGAAACACTCGGCTGGAGTGAAGTATTCATCGGGGTAATCATCGTTGCAATCGTGGGGAACGCCGCAGAACACGCTTCTGCGATCATTATGGCTTATAAGAACAAAATGAACGTAGCTGTCGAAATCGCGATCGGCTCAACTCTGCAGATTGCCATGTTCGTTGCTCCAGTTCTCGTACTGATCTCGCTGTTCTTTGAGAAATCTATGGCGCTCGTGTTCACGCTTCCCGAGCTCGTCGCAATGGTCTTGGCCGTATTCTTGACCATTTCC